One genomic window of Opisthocomus hoazin isolate bOpiHoa1 chromosome 16, bOpiHoa1.hap1, whole genome shotgun sequence includes the following:
- the VAMP3 gene encoding vesicle-associated membrane protein 3 has product MSAGIPGSSNVAAGSNRRLQQTQHQVDEVVDIMRVNVDKVLERDQKLSELDDRADALQAGASQFETSAAKLKRKYWWKNCKMWAILIAVVVILIIIIIVWIAYS; this is encoded by the exons AT GTCAGCCGGTATCCCTGGAAGCTCTAATGTGGCTGCTGGCAGTAACCGTCGTCTTCAGCAGACTCAACATCAAGTAGATGAG GTTGTTGACATCATGAGAGTGAATGTGGACAAGGTATTGGAGCGAGATCAGAAGCTGTCAGAGTTGGATGACCGTGCTGATGCACTGCaagcaggagcttcccagtttgAGACCAGTGCAGCCAAGCTGAAAAGAAAGTATTGGTGGAAGAACTGTAAG ATGTGGGCAATATTGATAGCTGTTGTTGTCAttctcatcatcatcattattg tCTGGATTGCATATTCATGA